TCCCTTCTCGTGCTTAATGGAAATCGTGTGGTCCATCTAAACAAAGTCTTAACACTGAAGCACAAGACTGATGCATATGCACTTATGCAGCATGGACTGTATTGTGAACGCAAGATCCAAAAAAAAGTCAACACTTAGCACAAGGCTTATGCCTATGCAGTATGCACTGCATTGTGGACAAGACAAAAATTTCTCATTTAAGAGATAAGAACAATGCAAAATAGGCCATATTATAACTGAAATGTCAACTTTATTGTATCACAAAACAAATGTCATCATAACatggttacaagaactttgtctgTTCTTAAGTAAACTCTTTTGAGTGCTAACTCAATCCCATAAAAATAAATGGCAGAGAAAAAAGAGATTGCATGTTGTTCAACAGTATCCTATCACCGCTAAACTTCCGTTGCCACCTCTCTGATCTACCGTCTTTTTTGGGTTCCTCTTGTGGCAGGTGGGAGTTGCACTACTGACTATACCCCATATGGCAGGGCGCACGTGGATCATCCCCACTAAGAGGAGAAGATTGAGAGGATGTTCTTCTTGATGGCAAATTCATCAGCTTTGGAAGGACTGATCGAGGACTGTCATGTTATGAAATCAGGAATTAGTTCATAGATTCAGTAGATTAAGTATAATATGTTAACAGTAGACTTTTTGTTGCTCACCTTCTCCAATATGCGATGAAGCCTCTCAGTTTCCTTCTTCGTATAGTCGGAGCCTTTCTGCAGAATCTTCTTTGCAATGTTCACATAGATCTTTCCATGCCTGGTTTAGAAAACATGATTGTGAAGTTATGAACAGGCAATGACATTGCTTGAATAATAAGATTAGAATTTGCAAACAGTTTGATAACTTGTAAATAGTAGAGGAGAGGTGGAAGTTAGTACTTGGCAGCAGAACCACTGAGCTTTGCAGCCTCCTCTTCCAGTTTAGAGAGGGCTTCCTTCCGCTTGTCATCTGCAGCATTGTGGAAATCCTTGACTAGAGATTCCAAACTTGCCACAAGCCCAGCCTACAAGAAACCAACAGCTTCTGATCAGATTACAAATTCATAAAACTTAATTTCCTAGGGTGCTTTTATGTGTAACCAACCTCTGAAGTAAGTTGACCCTTTGAATCACGGCTAGTTCCACTTTTCTCATTGATGAACTTGACAAAGGCATCCAAGTCCCGACCGCCCTCATACTCTTCACCAGCTTTGCTGCTCTTCGGGAAGAACTTCAAAGTGGGAAAACCAGAAACTCCATACCTGAAAGTGATATACATGATTTAAACTCCTCTATGTACAAGGTGTTAAATATCATAAAAAAACAAAATCATCAGGATAATACATGTATAAGATTTAACACAGCTAGGTACGCAAACACCACTTTTCCTCAGAAAGAACTGTATGAACGTAATATAAAATAAAGAGTGCATACTTCTCAGCCAATTTTGTGTATTTGTCAGCATCAAGATTGGCAATCACAACACCCTCATCATGCTTGAAAACAGAAGCCACCTTCTCATATATCTAAGTAATCACAAACTTGAGTTAGTAAATTAGAAAATGAAGATACGTGTCACTTCTTGTAACAGAAAACTCTGCTGTTCTGGAAGTTTCCAAGTTAGTGAGATCTACTACTAACCGGAGCAAGACTCTTGCAGTGACCACACCTGTAAAGAAAAAAGGACATCCCATCAAATTATGTTTCTTACAAGCAGCATAGGTCTTGGTGCATAGCAAGCTGATGACAATAACCTACCATGGGGCATAGAACTCAACAAGGACATCTTTGGTTTCATCAAGGACAACCGAGTCAAAGGTGTCCTCAGACAGAATCACCACACTTGAAGGAGTTGCTGCTATCTTTACATTGGTGGCTGACAGACAGGTGGCAGAAAGATTAGAAACTATGTTACCACTCATGGTTCGAAAAAATTTATTTTACCGCTATGAAAGTTATGATGCAAGGTTGGTTTGCTAATGACTTATTCATCCACTAATAGCACCCAACATGATTCAAATCAAAAATGAGAGATGCGAATATATATACATATAACCATGCTACACAAGTAACTCTGGCAGCTTTGTGGTAATAACCAAAGATGAATGGTACCCACAGCACATCTGCACATTTAAGTGACAAGGACCAAAGGCTCATCGGAAGTAACTCCACACTGCTACAAAGCTAATTGTCTAATTTAATACTTATGTGCTGCTTATAGCTACCGATGTAGTATTCCTTGTGGTGAAAACTTAAATGCTCTACATTGTTTGTTAACTGGTCATAAAGAGCCCAACTGATTTGATACCCACCAAGACAGCATTGTTGCAAAATGAGTTAAACACAAGTTTACCTGCTTCAGAGTTAACATATTCCGCAAGGGCTTCAGCGGTACGTTGACCTTCATACCTAAACAATGAGTTCAACATTAAGTTTACAGATTTTATCTTACACAAGAATTCATCGCCAATTAATCAGCAATAAAGTATATATTCTCACTTCTTAGGCTCCAAGGAACCTTTGGGAAACCATTGGATTGTTGGGTAGCCAGAAACTCCGTACTTGCTGCACACACTCTTGTGCTCATCGCAGTCAACCTGGACAGAGGGAACTTAGTAAATTGACCATAGAGGACATTATGCAATTCAGAGGCTGATAACAGTATGTTACACAATTGTTTGCAAAAACTGATTTTAGTTTTCATGTACCAAAAATTTCCAAAAGCACGAGTTACCTTCGCAATCAAGACTGATTTAGCTTTCTTAAAACTTGCAGCAAGCTGCTCGTATTCTGGAGCAAGCTTCTTGCAGTGTCCACACCTATAAAACAGAAAACAATCATCAATTAATGAACCAAAGAGCCATCCTCAGAAAGAACTACTTCATACAGACAAGACCGTAAAATGAGGCTAACAGAAACAGTAGACAAGACTTCTACCCATCCAACCAATTAGGTTTGGTTCCTATATTGCTATTTCCTAACTCCTAACCTTAAAATTGATGTGTTACTCGCTAAGGCAATGCATATCTAAGTGTCAATCACTTCATGTGGTACCAACGATACACTACGATCACCGAGATTTAATACGAATGTCCTACCAGTTGACCTTTTCTACACTCCTGCCAGAATTTGAAACAAATCTGAGATCCAAAGGTTGGGATCGAAATTGCAGACAAACCCTCGCAAGGCCAAAACCAGTTTTGGAACCCGTCCAAAAAGATCTAAACAGTTAAGGCTGCCGATGGGAACCAAGCAGATCGTTGTTTCCGGCTACGCAACTCCCGAGAACAAGGGCTACAGTTTCCCTCCGATCCATTACAGCGGCAAACCTGGACAAGATCCCATCAGAGATCCGAGCTACGCGACCACAGGAGAAAGCAAAGCACTCACGGATCTTGCCCCTAGCGGCGCGCGAGAAGGTCAAACTACACAAGAACGCAGTGATACGAGGAGGTAGGCAGGGCAGGGGAGGACACGGACCAGGGAGcgtagaactcgacgagcgcgccgcGGTCCTGGCCGACCTCCTTCTCGAAGGTTGACTCGGTGAGGGCCAGCACCTCGTCtccatcggcggcggccggcgagagcgccgcggcggcgaggaggaggaggacggggagGAGGGTTCTGCGGGAGATCTGAGGGATCGCCATGGGATCTGCTTGATGTCAGCTCTAGCTAGGAAGAGGCAACGGTGTGGTCAGGTTTATATGGTTTGCAAACTACTCTTGTACTTGTACCCGGTGGGCCCGTTTGGGTAGATGGGATTTTTTTTTCATAATCTGTTCTTTGATGAAAGTATTTAATGTCAGATAAGATACATATTTCCTCCTATCAATAACAATTACTGCCTCCATCTCAAAGCTTGACTTATATTTTTTTAAagtcaaaccaaataaaatttgaTCATACTTTTAGAAAAATCTAtaaataaatatgatattttatagataccatatgaaaatatatttcattatgtatctgatgatattgattttgtattttgcatgttaatgatttttggtaaaaatttagtcaaatttgacATAGCTTGACTTTCTAAAGATAATATAAGGCTTAATCTTTTGGATGGaggtagtacaaagttgtactactaTATCTCCGAAAATTATTATGGACGAGAGAAAATAGTATATTTAGTTCTAGAAAAAACTCTAGCAAATCATGTAAGAACGCCTTTTATTTCCTAAAAAGAACGGATAGTTTAGAAGATGGAGGAAAAACCGCACAAAAGTAGAGGAACTTCTATACGATGTTTTAGTCATTTTTTTTACAAAGGATTTGCAAGCGTCAAGCGATTCAACAATCGAATAACTCCATTGTTGATGTGATTTACCTACTTCATTGTGGTTGTGGGGAACGCCTGGACATCTGCATGTACATGTAACAACACACCCAGCCGTTTAATCTCAGGAATGTATATGGAGAGGCATGTACGTTTAGTCTCACAAGTTATGTTCTAAAGTTGCTTGTGAGCTATTGCATGATAGATAAAACAATGGATTAGTTTGCTCTGGTGGGATATCAGGCAGCCATGAGGGCATTATTATTTTCATCATTTCAAGAGCATTTTCCAGCTTTGGAATACTTTCTAAGGTTTTAACTGCGCAAATAAACATGCCTGGAGCCTATTTGTTTGTTTAAAATGTCTGGTGTTTCCCTCATAAGATGTACTGAAATTGACATGATTATGTCTATTTCTGCAGGCAATGTACTGATCCAGAGTACTTGATCTAGAGTACTAACATTGTAATTTGTTTAAAATGTCTGGTGTTTCCCTCATAAGAATTTTGCTGTCCTGAAATTGACATGATCATGTCTATCTCCTGACATTGGAAAGGCGAATCCTTCCTACAAGATCATGAGTACGATTTGTTCTTCAATTCTGAAGTTCAGTTTATTTGTTAAAGGATCTTCATGTAAGTGGAATTACACTTACCGCTTTACTAAGTTACATGATGCTTATCTCATCATGTTGTGTGATGCACAGAAAAAAATTCAATGGCATGATACATTAGTTGCATATCTTTGCTTGCCTCTACATTTTTTTTGTAAGCTCTTTGTTTGTGACATGTCCTTAAATAAAATCCCAAAATGATCATATTACCATTTTGATCTAATATTTTTCATATTTGCACCGTGAGCATCTAAGGAAAACTAAGTATCATGTATGCATTGCTGATCCCCCTCCTCCACTTTATTACCTCCCATGGTCGGCCATTTGTACGATAGCAATTTGTAGCCCCGATTAGTGTTAATTAATTGGCAGCTTTATTAACATAATAATAATCATAATTTCAGAACCATGAGTGGTCTGGGATATTTCCAAACAGAGTGGAATCAAAATGTTGAAACTATTCTTTATTTTGGTTCACGGGGTTAGCTTAATGTAAAAGTTCAAAGTTAGAATGCACTATTTGTTATTGATATCACATCGCTGCGGATATGCCTTAAAAGGTAACCTAACTTGGCATTGTTATTTATACATTTAGAAATACAAGTTGAGTCTCCCGTTGATATACCGTTGATACAGTAAAGATGGATAACAATATAACAGTTGAGTGTCCAATATTCTAACACTTGATTGACAAACTCACGGAATCGAGTAAGTGATAATGCATTTGATTTTCCTTTTCAAATATAGAAAAGTTCTGAGATTACTGCCGTTCTAACACACATACGTCATCAGAGGAAGGATTAAGGTTTAGAAAAAAGATGTGGTTCCATATGTTATTGTTATTATGATATCTATGTATTTAGGAAttgtttttgtaaatttttggtaAACATATTATGATACACATGTGGTTAcaaaaagtgtctttggctcctggaaaatcatacatatttgttttagaaaatcaaaaaaaaaatctggaCATAGTAAATAATGTAACCTAGAAGcatgtaaaattttaatatgaaattctttagattgtaggctacacaaaaaagacaaaatctgttgaaatttggagatctgaaatatgcatacccagatccacacatttgtcatttttgtgtagcctagaatattttgtatttgaaattaaaattttgCATGTTTATGGGATAATTCATTGGCTACACCAtaaatttttttatatttttttaaaaaacacATAAATGTgattttatttaaaaaaaatagcaGGTAGGAGCCAAAAATCTCTGTCCCATATGATTGCTTATGTTAAAGCGTCAGTTCCAAAATATGTGCTTTCTTAAGTTCAGAGTGTTGATTAGGGTGTGTGGCAGGGGTTGCTTCTGAAGCTGCAACAATTAGTAACCTATCTTTATCTGCAAACCCTGTTTGGTAGAGTCTTTTTTAGCAAATTTTCTTACTGCTTCTAATTGTAAGATCAACATGATCACAAAGCTTGCTTCATATACTTGGGCTTCTGGTCCAAGTGGTAGTTCTCTTATAGTCCGTAAAGAGAAGAGCATTTGTCATAGCTATCGTACAGATTTCGGTGTATGCTTTCATGTATTCCTACAAAGAAAGGACCATAGGTATATTTCCATTTATTTTTACTCATATTTTGTAATGCTGCAAATATATAGTTCCAATTTCTATTGATTGTCTCAAAATGCTATAGATTGGACATAACAGCCCGATGTTAGGTATTTAGCAACAAAGGTAGTACGAGCAAGAGCCAAGAAAGAGAGGCCTGCAAGCGACTAAACCCCATTGGCTGAGCCATATAGATTCCTCAATACACGAAATAGAAGTTATCCGAACCATGTGTTCTCGTCCCCACTGCAGCTCTCTAGGGCCCTACCGACATTGGGTCACCAAAGcatggagagcaaacaagcaggaATATTATAACTTGTAATGATGAAGCTGAATATTTATGAGGATTGGCTCAATTTAAGATGAAGGAAAAAAACTATTTTTCAAACTCCACTTCTTTTAAGGGTTTGTTTAAGTCTCAGTCGACTGAGACTTAACTTATGTCTCAGTTAAATGACATTAGTTTGTTTCAATGTAGGTCTAAACAAAGCATAAACAATAACAAACACAAATCTTCAAGCAGAAACAAAATCTAACGATAGAAGCACGTCGCTGAGACATAAACTACATCCTAGCTAGCTGAAACTTAGCAATTCTGTTCTTTTAAATCCGAGAACAATATCCCAATTCCTGCTCGGCTTGGACATTGGGCGGCCAGCCACACGAAGTTTTGTTTTGGTCTGTTCCTCGTTCGATTTTCTTGTTCCCCATTCGGTCGACATTAACAGTAGTAACCAAACAGATTCCAGATTTTGCCCATTCCGTTTACATTGGCAGTGTAAATGCATGGCGTTTATGTTTAACCATTAGCATTCTTGAAAAAAAAACACGTCCCTAGCTAGAAGTATTACATGTACGGGCTACACCGGAGGCGGCGTGGGACGGAGAGCGGGGCCGCAGTCGACGACACACCTCACATTTGCTTCGCCGCACGCCAGCATGCAGTCGGGGGCTTCTCCGATAGTCTTCTGGCTGCACCTCGTGGTGCAGACCATGGCCTGGGTGGCGCAGCCCAGGAGGCAGCTGAGCAGGCTGGCGCTGGCCAGCTGCTCGTGGGCGTGCTCAACTGCACCACCACCGACCAcaagcgccaccgccaccgccacgacGAACAAAGTCCTAGCAGCCATGTCCTTCCGACCTTTGCCTCGTGCGTGGTTCGAGTACACTTGGATCGAGTTCCTGGTGACATCAGAGAGGGGTGGCCGCCGTGCTTTATAGATAGGGGATCGTCGGAGCGTCCGTGCCGTTTCCGCACCGGCTTGCCTGTCGACCTTCCGTGCGTGATAACCTGGCATGCGAGAAGTGCTGCCGGCCGGTGGTTGCAACGACGAGAGTGCCTTGCGGGGCCGGGGCGGCAAGATGGATGCAGCTCGTTTTTCAGAGATGGAGGCTACGGAGATTAAGGTTTGCTAGCAACTGGACATACTCAATTAGATTAGCCATTGGATGGGAAACGATCTTATTGAATTGGAGAACACGACTGGGCTGTAAGAGTTGAACGCTCGGCTCCTCTGTATCTCTCACTGCTACCTCACGTAGCTCTCACAGAAAATACATACAAAACACAAGTGTTTTGGTTTCGGGTGAATCGCACAGCCCTCACCATATCTTCTCTTTTTAATTCACAAATAAACATGATACAAACAGAGCCTTAAGTAGGCACACACACGCACACCGGATGCACCACTCATGCCACTAACCCATGCACACACTAACTGAATCCATCACTACCGGCCACTAACCAAAGACCCGGCCAACATGCACTGCAACTAGCTAACAACTTCAGCATGCAAGACTGACTTGCCGGATCACCCGGCCCTACTCGAGGATGCTGGCCTGGTCATCACACTTCCGCACGCATCTTGCCGCATCACACAGCACCGTGGCATCACGCCTTGCTTCAACATCAGCTTGGCATCTCGCTGTGTCCGTGCACTGAAGCTTCATGGGCCAGCAGCTCCTTAGCTAAACTACATGCAGAAACAAATGAACAATGCAGATACAATCAAAATTAAGAGCtaataggggggggggggggggggggggtcgagaGAATCCAGATTAATGCACGCTGCTGGCCTTATGTTCAAGAATCCTTCGTTTGAGACTATCAGATTGACGTTTTAAGATGCGATTGCGATTGGAGTTACAAACTCGGGGTATCTTCAATGGATTCACGGGGACTAACACTGCGCAAGCTACTCGTGCTTGCAGGAGCAGCGAAATCTGCCGCCGTATGGTCGGTGCGTATTTGTCGCCGCTTGAACTCAACTGTGCGGTGCTCCGGCTCACCCTTGAGTGGCTGACCGTGCCGCAGCCGCGAGGGACGCGCTCGGGTGGCATGTCCACCTCGACAACCCGCTCTCGCCGGTGGGCGGGCGGCTCGCCGCATTCCAGAAAGCGCACGCGCTCTACAAGCGCCTCACTGCAATTGTGAGTGACGGGGCAGCCTTCGCTGCTTAAGATGGCACGCGCCGCCGCTGCTTGTCGGCATCAAAGGAGATGACAGATTGGGAGAAAAAtaaggcgatttgcacaaaaataacccaaaagttaaataaaagcacagactgaccttcCGGCGGGAAACTATTttaccaatctaacccttttgtgtggcgcccctcccatcggcgccacacatgccagtgtggcgcccctcctgccggcgccactctcccagccgacgtggcgccctcgatgCTGAGCTGGtctgccgatccgacgtggcagcatgtgtggcgcccctcccatcggcaccacacatccaggggctccggacgtctgggacttagccgttttggcgagcctctatgtgtggcgccgatgccacgggcgccacagaagcatgtgtggcgccgatgccacgggcgtcacacatccacttaagtgtggcgcccgcgcccgcccccagcccgaccctctctttctcttctttctctcctctcttcctctccttcaaccgccgccgcccccaccaaatcctccacggattggacagatctggccggccaaatccatccccatacaatcctcaaggtattccccttcgttCCCCTTCGATTCATCCAAGATTTGCTCCGGTTTAATTCGATTTACCCGTTTTGCCTAGATTGGAAATGTTGGTTGTgtttgaaccctagatttgtatgcatgtgtttgaaccatagatttgaaccatagatttgttggaaccatagattgtatgcatgtgtttgaaccatagatgtTAAATTTTGCTAGATTGTATGCATTGTATTTAAAGAtgtttgaaatggctatgtatgtgttgaaatgggtatgtaagtgttgaatgtgtatgtgtaggaaccctagatatgtatgtATCCTAGATTCGTGGAGGAACCCTAGGCATCAAATTTCATGAATGTGTATGTGAAggaataactcatatggtgttctatccctagatatgaatgtatatgtATGTATTTGATGTATttgtgatggcttatttggatatattctcatgtatgtgttgctcataataaacatgtaggatggtgtggctcctagatcaagagtatgacagggatcaccgggctgttcatatgacggagaggacaacggatcttcaccctttgaagattcgttaccatggcacagtgggcataccgtatgacgagaggtacacagagttcatccagcctaccggtcttatgccattcatatcccttgtaagccgtggggggccgaacatgaacccctcggcactcaccgcccttgtcgatcggtggaggccggagactcacacctttcacttgagggccggcgagatggcccatactctccaggatgtttccatgatccttggactacctattcaggacgagccactgtgtatgaacacaacttctgatgggtggcgccagcagatgGAGGCGCTTATTGGCAGGGCTCCTCCGCTGCCAGCACAACCAAAGgagagagctcccgccggcgcgtctttctcttggatcaggactaactttggaCAATGCCCGGAAGGGGCCAACGAGGACACTCTGAGGACGTACACCAAagtgtacttatggtacatgatttcgaggactctctttcctgacagtggggggaagctggcccattggtgttggctgaaggcgcttacggttttggagcaccggtggagttggggaacagcggcacttgcgtacctctaccggcaggtgatgatttgttctatgtactattttcctatagtagtgtgctagacaaagtactaaccaaatgtcttatgtgcgcagttggacgaagcttgtcgtaggactgggagcaggactgagagcggcggtattggtggaagcatgctcctactttccgtatggagctgggaccgcctatcagttgggcgtcccagggtactcaacgagaggtcatggcctcatcaccatgagaaccttgatcgggagcccacttgggcatacctttgggacaatgtctcggagatgacgagcgatccaatggtcatgtacaggcagtacactgcggagttggacactcttaccgctgagcaggtaaccgatcactcttttgcaatcctagttttcattgattctactggcatgttctgaattctgaaatatttgtatgctgcaggtggaatgggagccatatggcggctactaccgtattggcgcggggatgcctgacctcaaccacaagtgcacggaggaggtgcagttctggcgtatgcgctgcccactcatatgcatgtggcttgttgaacagcaccagccgcaaagagtgatgagacaatttgggctgtatcaggagtgcccaccagtgtggcaagacacggacaaggcgcttcataggtaaacttctggaatcatgcgatggaagattcttgatagaagaggtacaaactaacttctggattcttgcaggcttgataggcagcggcagaggaagatcacaaattggccagtccatcatagcggccacgtcgcagcgttccaacactgtttggaagcggcacggaatgctggccctgaggagattgtgcctcacgacttggccactttcaacaactacctcgagtTAGTGAAGCACGCGTATGATGACaacatcttggacgaccccatcgagttcgatgaggttgcgcaaagccagcacgacacctttgctcgcagagggagatcgacttctattgcttcggagctgaacttcgtggtaatggattctctcactaactagtacatcatctagattgccatgtgctcgcttcaattgtgtatgctatgtttgtcacagcgggaggagatccaaaaaacagctcacgagtgcgagattatgtgggagcagagcgggacagatgaaaagcctgtcggaccattgcggcatttcattaaggtatgatcaccaactttgaatgtacacTATTATGTTgtggtggctttgtaaccatgagttccatgacgcagaacactgcacgaaagatgcgacggttagccagcttgctaggttgccgcgaaggcgaaatcgctacatcttcctcttcagaagagcgggaggtatggactattttgttgctgtcaaacatgttcttactaatttcaacttttgtaatctcatgtgttcctgtttgtgaagattcctgaggacgagctaattctgagtcaaagcatacctccaaagcatacctccaagcaagccccacggtcagcttaccagttgaagccaaggggcaaggctccaaaccggtacactccggaagattatgtcaaccgaggaaagaaggttgtcactgaggaggatgaggggccgccgcggagatcatctttgtcgaggatgaggaacgacgagccgttctcttcagaggaggaggagcatgaggagcaggaggagcagcaggagcagcaacaacaagagccacggcagcggacgaagaggatggccgtccggaagcagcccgcgaggacggcacgtcgaggacaaaactaggatgtgctacgtgttgttgtgaactctTCATAATTATCGagttgtgaaccctatgtcatttcgaatAATGTCTGTAATGGTACTTGTTGTTTGAATTTAATTGCTACGATGTAGACTACATCTTCTCACattgctacttgttgtgtatgttctgagattgctacttgttttaagattgctacttgttgttgttgtttgaaAACTGCTGGAGTTTGGTAGGATTTTCCATGATTTTAACATAAGTCAGTGTGTGGCGCCCTCcacactggcgccacactgcactgtgtggcgcccgtggcattggcgccacacgtgccaacttatatcaactatggggtcgaaaacatccaggggcttcggaagttaagtccttagccgttttggcgaccctctttgtgtggcgcccgtggcatcggcgccacacaaacaggctcgcaaaacggctaagtcccagacgaattgtctcacagtatgttttgggcaattataagtgcatgtgtggcgccgatgggaggggcgccacacgtgctgccacgtcggatgggcgcaccagctcagcgtcgagggcgccacgtcggctgggagagtggcgccggcaggaggggc
This Lolium perenne isolate Kyuss_39 chromosome 1, Kyuss_2.0, whole genome shotgun sequence DNA region includes the following protein-coding sequences:
- the LOC127349369 gene encoding protein disulfide isomerase-like 2-1, producing the protein MAIPQISRRTLLPVLLLLAAAALSPAAADGDEVLALTESTFEKEVGQDRGALVEFYAPWCGHCKKLAPEYEQLAASFKKAKSVLIAKVDCDEHKSVCSKYGVSGYPTIQWFPKGSLEPKKYEGQRTAEALAEYVNSEAATNVKIAATPSSVVILSEDTFDSVVLDETKDVLVEFYAPWCGHCKSLAPIYEKVASVFKHDEGVVIANLDADKYTKLAEKYGVSGFPTLKFFPKSSKAGEEYEGGRDLDAFVKFINEKSGTSRDSKGQLTSEAGLVASLESLVKDFHNAADDKRKEALSKLEEEAAKLSGSAAKHGKIYVNIAKKILQKGSDYTKKETERLHRILEKSSISPSKADEFAIKKNILSIFSS